A window of Ictalurus furcatus strain D&B chromosome 18, Billie_1.0, whole genome shotgun sequence contains these coding sequences:
- the LOC128622843 gene encoding ral guanine nucleotide dissociation stimulator-like isoform X1, which produces MFDASAWRVRSIWDGVKLEVVDHEGPVVLHSFTHLDPELSLLENATQELGEEVEDGAVFSISVRRVQVQPSVSKGQRWLGVDSDSALSLYETSKLRTIKAGTLERLVEYMVSSFRENDSTYVTIFLCTYRSFTTTNQVLDLLLNRYAKLQHLPGSEGHRLTHDDRTELRNTISSILGAWLDQYSEDFWKPPEYSCLRRLISYLHVNFPGSDLERRACNLLAQFHRRLQQEPEPEVLDHGSCPFSLLEENGYEDDRPDFLTFDPTVVAEQFTLMDAELFKKVVPYHCLGSIWSQRDKKGKEHLAPTIRATVTQFNCVTNCVISTCLSDRTLKHTHRAKVLERWIEVARECRILKNFSSLRAILSALQCNAVHRLKRTWDEVSRENVRIFHELSEIFSDENNHSLSRELLIKEGTSKFATLEINPKRAQKRQQQPRDLSVMQGTIPYLGTFLTDLVMMDTAMKDYVDGGLINFEKRRKEFEVIAQIKLLQLACNNYNFRRNARFREWFSTVEKLTEAESYCLSCEIEPLSESASNTLKAKKNTGIIKRWSDRQPVSSSEASCSSAGSSHSKSFDQLRYPPCSSSVGGGGGGVERDDRRGERGGERGDDSLSVTSAGSSSSDVEEINISFISDSPDTHEKKTSTPCVKHSHSSLGKCGPIGDLTPTFWESTSLSSLDAASGSGSSSASSSSVSSTPHTSTPHSSSRSHKRSVSGVSSYSSLSLPLYNQQVDDCCIIRVSLDVENGNMYKSILVTSQDKTPAVIRKAMVKHNLDRERPEDYELVQKISEDKELKIPDNANVFYAMNSSANYDFVLKKRGFPRVTRTKHVASSTLPRMKQKGLRIAKGIF; this is translated from the exons ATGTTCGATGCCAGCGCGTGGAGGGTCCGCAGCATCTGGGACGGTGTGAAACTCGAGGTGGTCGATCATGAAGGTCCAGTGGTGCTGCACAGCTTCACACATCTGGACCCCGAGCTGTCCCTGCTCGAg aatgcgACTCAGGAGCTgggggaggaggtggaggacgGCGCCGTGTTCTCCATCTCGGTGCGCAGGGTACAGGTGCAGCCGTCGGTCAGTAAGGGGCAGCGCTGGCTGGGCGTGGACTCGGACTCGGCGCTGAGTCTGTACGAGACGAGTAAACTGCGCACCATTAAGGCGGGGACGCTGGAGAGGCTGGTGGAGTACATGGTCTCCTCCTTCAGAGAGAACGACTCCACCTACGTCACCATCTTCCTCTGCACATATCGTTCATTCACCACCACCAACCAGGTGCTCGACCTCCTGCTCAACAG ATACGCTAAACTGCAGCACCTGCCGGGGTCAGAAGGTCACAGACTCACACACGATGACCGCACCGAGCTCAGGAA CACCATCTCGTCGATCCTGGGAGCGTGGCTGGATCAGTACTCGGAAGATTTCTGGAAGCCGCCGGAATACAGCTGCCTCAGACGCCTCATCTCCTACCTGCATGTCAACTTCCCCGGATCAGACCTGGAGCGACGAGCCTGCAACCTGCTCGCACAGTTCCACCGCAGACTGCAGCAAGAACCTGAGCCTGAGG tgctGGATCACGGGTCGTGTCCCTTCTCCCTCCTGGAGGAGAACGGTTATGAGGATGATCGGCCAGACTtcctgacctttgaccccacGGTGGTAGCCGAACAGTTCACCCTCATGGATGCG GAGCTGTTTAAGAAGGTGGTGCCATATCACTGTTTGGGCAGCATCTGGTCTCAGAGGGATAAGAAGGGAAAAGAACATCTGGCTCCCACCATTCGAGCCACTGTTACTCAATTCAACTGTGTGACCAACTGCGTCATCTCCACCTGCCTGAGCGACCGCacgctcaaacacacacaccgcgCCAAAGTGCTCGAGCGCTGGATCGAGGTGGCCCGG GAGTGTCGGATCCTGAAGAACTTCTCGTCTCTGAGGGCGATCCTCTCGGCGCTGCAGTGTAACGCTGTCCACCGGCTCAAGAGGACGTGGGACGAGGTGTCGCGGGAGAACGTACGCATCTTCCACGAGCTCTCCGAGATCTTCTCCGACGAGAACAACCACTCGCTCAGCCGAGAGCTGCtcattaag GAAGGAACGTCCAAATTTGCAACGTTAGAGATCAACCCGAAGAGAGCACAGAAGAGACAGCAGCAGCCCAGAGACCTG agtgTGATGCAGGGCACCATCCCGTACCTGGGCACCTTCCTGACAGATTTAGTGATGATGGATACTGCCATGAAGGACTACGTGGac GGTGGTCTGATCAACTTTGAAAAGAGAAGGAAG gagtttgAGGTGATCGCTCAGATTAAGCTGCTGCAGTTGGCGTGTAATAACTACAATTTCAGGAGGAACGCTCGGTTCAGAGAGTGGTTCAGTACTGTGGAAAAACTCACAGAGGCtgagag CTACTGTTTATCGTGTGAGATCGAGCCTCTGTCCGAGTCAGCCTCCAACACGCTGAAGGCGAAAAAGAACACAGGAATCATCAAACGTTGGAGCGA tCGTCAGCCGGTGAGTTCCTCTGAAGCGAGCTGCAGCAGCGCAGGAAGTTCTCACTCCAAATCGTTCGATCAGCTGCGTTACCCGCCATGTTCGAGCAGcgttggaggaggaggaggaggagtggagagggacgacaggagaggagagagaggaggagaaagaggagacgACTCGCTCAGCGTCACCTCCGCCGGCTCCAGCAGCTCGGACGTGGAGGAGATCAACATCAGCTTCATCTCCGATTCCCCCGATACGCATGAGAAAAAG ACGTCGACGCCGTGTGTAAAACATTCACACTCTTCGTTAGGGAAGTGCGGCCCCATTGGAGATCTGACACCCACG tTCTGGGAGTCCACGTCTCTCTCGTCTCTGGACGCAGCGTCAGGTTCAGGCTCCAGCAGCGCCTCGTCCTCCTCTGTCTCGTCCACTCCGCACACGTCCACACCGCACTCGTCCTCCCGCTCGCACAAGCGCTCCGTCTCTGGCGTGTCCAGCTACTcgtccctctctcttcctctctacaATCAGCAGGTGGACGACTGCTGCATCATCAGAGTGAGTCTGGACGTGGAGAACGGCAACATGTACAAGAGCATTCTG gtgacgAGTCAGGATAAAACCCCTGCAGTGATCAGGAAGGCGATGGTCAAACACAACCTGGACCGAGAGAGACCTGAGGATTACGAACTCGTGCAGAAAATCAGTGAGGataaag AGCTGAAGATTCCAGACAACGCCAACGTGTTTTACGCCATGAACTCGTCAGCCAACTACGACTTCGTCCTGAAGAAGCGCGGCTTCCCCCGAGTGACTCGCACCAAACACGTAGCGAGCTCCACGCTGCCCCGCATGAAGCAGAAAGGCCTGAGGATTGCTAAGGGCATCTTCTGA
- the LOC128622843 gene encoding ral guanine nucleotide dissociation stimulator-like isoform X3, which translates to MFDASAWRVRSIWDGVKLEVVDHEGPVVLHSFTHLDPELSLLENATQELGEEVEDGAVFSISVRRVQVQPSVSKGQRWLGVDSDSALSLYETSKLRTIKAGTLERLVEYMVSSFRENDSTYVTIFLCTYRSFTTTNQVLDLLLNRYAKLQHLPGSEGHRLTHDDRTELRNTISSILGAWLDQYSEDFWKPPEYSCLRRLISYLHVNFPGSDLERRACNLLAQFHRRLQQEPEPEVLDHGSCPFSLLEENGYEDDRPDFLTFDPTVVAEQFTLMDAELFKKVVPYHCLGSIWSQRDKKGKEHLAPTIRATVTQFNCVTNCVISTCLSDRTLKHTHRAKVLERWIEVARECRILKNFSSLRAILSALQCNAVHRLKRTWDEVSRENVRIFHELSEIFSDENNHSLSRELLIKEGTSKFATLEINPKRAQKRQQQPRDLSVMQGTIPYLGTFLTDLVMMDTAMKDYVDGGLINFEKRRKEFEVIAQIKLLQLACNNYNFRRNARFREWFSTVEKLTEAESYCLSCEIEPLSESASNTLKAKKNTGIIKRWSDRQPVSSSEASCSSAGSSHSKSFDQLRYPPCSSSVGGGGGGVERDDRRGERGGERGDDSLSVTSAGSSSSDVEEINISFISDSPDTHEKKFWESTSLSSLDAASGSGSSSASSSSVSSTPHTSTPHSSSRSHKRSVSGVSSYSSLSLPLYNQQVDDCCIIRVSLDVENGNMYKSILVTSQDKTPAVIRKAMVKHNLDRERPEDYELVQKISEDKELKIPDNANVFYAMNSSANYDFVLKKRGFPRVTRTKHVASSTLPRMKQKGLRIAKGIF; encoded by the exons ATGTTCGATGCCAGCGCGTGGAGGGTCCGCAGCATCTGGGACGGTGTGAAACTCGAGGTGGTCGATCATGAAGGTCCAGTGGTGCTGCACAGCTTCACACATCTGGACCCCGAGCTGTCCCTGCTCGAg aatgcgACTCAGGAGCTgggggaggaggtggaggacgGCGCCGTGTTCTCCATCTCGGTGCGCAGGGTACAGGTGCAGCCGTCGGTCAGTAAGGGGCAGCGCTGGCTGGGCGTGGACTCGGACTCGGCGCTGAGTCTGTACGAGACGAGTAAACTGCGCACCATTAAGGCGGGGACGCTGGAGAGGCTGGTGGAGTACATGGTCTCCTCCTTCAGAGAGAACGACTCCACCTACGTCACCATCTTCCTCTGCACATATCGTTCATTCACCACCACCAACCAGGTGCTCGACCTCCTGCTCAACAG ATACGCTAAACTGCAGCACCTGCCGGGGTCAGAAGGTCACAGACTCACACACGATGACCGCACCGAGCTCAGGAA CACCATCTCGTCGATCCTGGGAGCGTGGCTGGATCAGTACTCGGAAGATTTCTGGAAGCCGCCGGAATACAGCTGCCTCAGACGCCTCATCTCCTACCTGCATGTCAACTTCCCCGGATCAGACCTGGAGCGACGAGCCTGCAACCTGCTCGCACAGTTCCACCGCAGACTGCAGCAAGAACCTGAGCCTGAGG tgctGGATCACGGGTCGTGTCCCTTCTCCCTCCTGGAGGAGAACGGTTATGAGGATGATCGGCCAGACTtcctgacctttgaccccacGGTGGTAGCCGAACAGTTCACCCTCATGGATGCG GAGCTGTTTAAGAAGGTGGTGCCATATCACTGTTTGGGCAGCATCTGGTCTCAGAGGGATAAGAAGGGAAAAGAACATCTGGCTCCCACCATTCGAGCCACTGTTACTCAATTCAACTGTGTGACCAACTGCGTCATCTCCACCTGCCTGAGCGACCGCacgctcaaacacacacaccgcgCCAAAGTGCTCGAGCGCTGGATCGAGGTGGCCCGG GAGTGTCGGATCCTGAAGAACTTCTCGTCTCTGAGGGCGATCCTCTCGGCGCTGCAGTGTAACGCTGTCCACCGGCTCAAGAGGACGTGGGACGAGGTGTCGCGGGAGAACGTACGCATCTTCCACGAGCTCTCCGAGATCTTCTCCGACGAGAACAACCACTCGCTCAGCCGAGAGCTGCtcattaag GAAGGAACGTCCAAATTTGCAACGTTAGAGATCAACCCGAAGAGAGCACAGAAGAGACAGCAGCAGCCCAGAGACCTG agtgTGATGCAGGGCACCATCCCGTACCTGGGCACCTTCCTGACAGATTTAGTGATGATGGATACTGCCATGAAGGACTACGTGGac GGTGGTCTGATCAACTTTGAAAAGAGAAGGAAG gagtttgAGGTGATCGCTCAGATTAAGCTGCTGCAGTTGGCGTGTAATAACTACAATTTCAGGAGGAACGCTCGGTTCAGAGAGTGGTTCAGTACTGTGGAAAAACTCACAGAGGCtgagag CTACTGTTTATCGTGTGAGATCGAGCCTCTGTCCGAGTCAGCCTCCAACACGCTGAAGGCGAAAAAGAACACAGGAATCATCAAACGTTGGAGCGA tCGTCAGCCGGTGAGTTCCTCTGAAGCGAGCTGCAGCAGCGCAGGAAGTTCTCACTCCAAATCGTTCGATCAGCTGCGTTACCCGCCATGTTCGAGCAGcgttggaggaggaggaggaggagtggagagggacgacaggagaggagagagaggaggagaaagaggagacgACTCGCTCAGCGTCACCTCCGCCGGCTCCAGCAGCTCGGACGTGGAGGAGATCAACATCAGCTTCATCTCCGATTCCCCCGATACGCATGAGAAAAAG tTCTGGGAGTCCACGTCTCTCTCGTCTCTGGACGCAGCGTCAGGTTCAGGCTCCAGCAGCGCCTCGTCCTCCTCTGTCTCGTCCACTCCGCACACGTCCACACCGCACTCGTCCTCCCGCTCGCACAAGCGCTCCGTCTCTGGCGTGTCCAGCTACTcgtccctctctcttcctctctacaATCAGCAGGTGGACGACTGCTGCATCATCAGAGTGAGTCTGGACGTGGAGAACGGCAACATGTACAAGAGCATTCTG gtgacgAGTCAGGATAAAACCCCTGCAGTGATCAGGAAGGCGATGGTCAAACACAACCTGGACCGAGAGAGACCTGAGGATTACGAACTCGTGCAGAAAATCAGTGAGGataaag AGCTGAAGATTCCAGACAACGCCAACGTGTTTTACGCCATGAACTCGTCAGCCAACTACGACTTCGTCCTGAAGAAGCGCGGCTTCCCCCGAGTGACTCGCACCAAACACGTAGCGAGCTCCACGCTGCCCCGCATGAAGCAGAAAGGCCTGAGGATTGCTAAGGGCATCTTCTGA
- the LOC128622843 gene encoding ral guanine nucleotide dissociation stimulator-like isoform X2 yields MKPVYNLQRALAQPVRMFMLDVHLSILDALNATQELGEEVEDGAVFSISVRRVQVQPSVSKGQRWLGVDSDSALSLYETSKLRTIKAGTLERLVEYMVSSFRENDSTYVTIFLCTYRSFTTTNQVLDLLLNRYAKLQHLPGSEGHRLTHDDRTELRNTISSILGAWLDQYSEDFWKPPEYSCLRRLISYLHVNFPGSDLERRACNLLAQFHRRLQQEPEPEVLDHGSCPFSLLEENGYEDDRPDFLTFDPTVVAEQFTLMDAELFKKVVPYHCLGSIWSQRDKKGKEHLAPTIRATVTQFNCVTNCVISTCLSDRTLKHTHRAKVLERWIEVARECRILKNFSSLRAILSALQCNAVHRLKRTWDEVSRENVRIFHELSEIFSDENNHSLSRELLIKEGTSKFATLEINPKRAQKRQQQPRDLSVMQGTIPYLGTFLTDLVMMDTAMKDYVDGGLINFEKRRKEFEVIAQIKLLQLACNNYNFRRNARFREWFSTVEKLTEAESYCLSCEIEPLSESASNTLKAKKNTGIIKRWSDRQPVSSSEASCSSAGSSHSKSFDQLRYPPCSSSVGGGGGGVERDDRRGERGGERGDDSLSVTSAGSSSSDVEEINISFISDSPDTHEKKTSTPCVKHSHSSLGKCGPIGDLTPTFWESTSLSSLDAASGSGSSSASSSSVSSTPHTSTPHSSSRSHKRSVSGVSSYSSLSLPLYNQQVDDCCIIRVSLDVENGNMYKSILVTSQDKTPAVIRKAMVKHNLDRERPEDYELVQKISEDKELKIPDNANVFYAMNSSANYDFVLKKRGFPRVTRTKHVASSTLPRMKQKGLRIAKGIF; encoded by the exons aatgcgACTCAGGAGCTgggggaggaggtggaggacgGCGCCGTGTTCTCCATCTCGGTGCGCAGGGTACAGGTGCAGCCGTCGGTCAGTAAGGGGCAGCGCTGGCTGGGCGTGGACTCGGACTCGGCGCTGAGTCTGTACGAGACGAGTAAACTGCGCACCATTAAGGCGGGGACGCTGGAGAGGCTGGTGGAGTACATGGTCTCCTCCTTCAGAGAGAACGACTCCACCTACGTCACCATCTTCCTCTGCACATATCGTTCATTCACCACCACCAACCAGGTGCTCGACCTCCTGCTCAACAG ATACGCTAAACTGCAGCACCTGCCGGGGTCAGAAGGTCACAGACTCACACACGATGACCGCACCGAGCTCAGGAA CACCATCTCGTCGATCCTGGGAGCGTGGCTGGATCAGTACTCGGAAGATTTCTGGAAGCCGCCGGAATACAGCTGCCTCAGACGCCTCATCTCCTACCTGCATGTCAACTTCCCCGGATCAGACCTGGAGCGACGAGCCTGCAACCTGCTCGCACAGTTCCACCGCAGACTGCAGCAAGAACCTGAGCCTGAGG tgctGGATCACGGGTCGTGTCCCTTCTCCCTCCTGGAGGAGAACGGTTATGAGGATGATCGGCCAGACTtcctgacctttgaccccacGGTGGTAGCCGAACAGTTCACCCTCATGGATGCG GAGCTGTTTAAGAAGGTGGTGCCATATCACTGTTTGGGCAGCATCTGGTCTCAGAGGGATAAGAAGGGAAAAGAACATCTGGCTCCCACCATTCGAGCCACTGTTACTCAATTCAACTGTGTGACCAACTGCGTCATCTCCACCTGCCTGAGCGACCGCacgctcaaacacacacaccgcgCCAAAGTGCTCGAGCGCTGGATCGAGGTGGCCCGG GAGTGTCGGATCCTGAAGAACTTCTCGTCTCTGAGGGCGATCCTCTCGGCGCTGCAGTGTAACGCTGTCCACCGGCTCAAGAGGACGTGGGACGAGGTGTCGCGGGAGAACGTACGCATCTTCCACGAGCTCTCCGAGATCTTCTCCGACGAGAACAACCACTCGCTCAGCCGAGAGCTGCtcattaag GAAGGAACGTCCAAATTTGCAACGTTAGAGATCAACCCGAAGAGAGCACAGAAGAGACAGCAGCAGCCCAGAGACCTG agtgTGATGCAGGGCACCATCCCGTACCTGGGCACCTTCCTGACAGATTTAGTGATGATGGATACTGCCATGAAGGACTACGTGGac GGTGGTCTGATCAACTTTGAAAAGAGAAGGAAG gagtttgAGGTGATCGCTCAGATTAAGCTGCTGCAGTTGGCGTGTAATAACTACAATTTCAGGAGGAACGCTCGGTTCAGAGAGTGGTTCAGTACTGTGGAAAAACTCACAGAGGCtgagag CTACTGTTTATCGTGTGAGATCGAGCCTCTGTCCGAGTCAGCCTCCAACACGCTGAAGGCGAAAAAGAACACAGGAATCATCAAACGTTGGAGCGA tCGTCAGCCGGTGAGTTCCTCTGAAGCGAGCTGCAGCAGCGCAGGAAGTTCTCACTCCAAATCGTTCGATCAGCTGCGTTACCCGCCATGTTCGAGCAGcgttggaggaggaggaggaggagtggagagggacgacaggagaggagagagaggaggagaaagaggagacgACTCGCTCAGCGTCACCTCCGCCGGCTCCAGCAGCTCGGACGTGGAGGAGATCAACATCAGCTTCATCTCCGATTCCCCCGATACGCATGAGAAAAAG ACGTCGACGCCGTGTGTAAAACATTCACACTCTTCGTTAGGGAAGTGCGGCCCCATTGGAGATCTGACACCCACG tTCTGGGAGTCCACGTCTCTCTCGTCTCTGGACGCAGCGTCAGGTTCAGGCTCCAGCAGCGCCTCGTCCTCCTCTGTCTCGTCCACTCCGCACACGTCCACACCGCACTCGTCCTCCCGCTCGCACAAGCGCTCCGTCTCTGGCGTGTCCAGCTACTcgtccctctctcttcctctctacaATCAGCAGGTGGACGACTGCTGCATCATCAGAGTGAGTCTGGACGTGGAGAACGGCAACATGTACAAGAGCATTCTG gtgacgAGTCAGGATAAAACCCCTGCAGTGATCAGGAAGGCGATGGTCAAACACAACCTGGACCGAGAGAGACCTGAGGATTACGAACTCGTGCAGAAAATCAGTGAGGataaag AGCTGAAGATTCCAGACAACGCCAACGTGTTTTACGCCATGAACTCGTCAGCCAACTACGACTTCGTCCTGAAGAAGCGCGGCTTCCCCCGAGTGACTCGCACCAAACACGTAGCGAGCTCCACGCTGCCCCGCATGAAGCAGAAAGGCCTGAGGATTGCTAAGGGCATCTTCTGA
- the LOC128622843 gene encoding ral guanine nucleotide dissociation stimulator-like isoform X4, whose protein sequence is MVVMMMMLDTQNATQELGEEVEDGAVFSISVRRVQVQPSVSKGQRWLGVDSDSALSLYETSKLRTIKAGTLERLVEYMVSSFRENDSTYVTIFLCTYRSFTTTNQVLDLLLNRYAKLQHLPGSEGHRLTHDDRTELRNTISSILGAWLDQYSEDFWKPPEYSCLRRLISYLHVNFPGSDLERRACNLLAQFHRRLQQEPEPEVLDHGSCPFSLLEENGYEDDRPDFLTFDPTVVAEQFTLMDAELFKKVVPYHCLGSIWSQRDKKGKEHLAPTIRATVTQFNCVTNCVISTCLSDRTLKHTHRAKVLERWIEVARECRILKNFSSLRAILSALQCNAVHRLKRTWDEVSRENVRIFHELSEIFSDENNHSLSRELLIKEGTSKFATLEINPKRAQKRQQQPRDLSVMQGTIPYLGTFLTDLVMMDTAMKDYVDGGLINFEKRRKEFEVIAQIKLLQLACNNYNFRRNARFREWFSTVEKLTEAESYCLSCEIEPLSESASNTLKAKKNTGIIKRWSDRQPVSSSEASCSSAGSSHSKSFDQLRYPPCSSSVGGGGGGVERDDRRGERGGERGDDSLSVTSAGSSSSDVEEINISFISDSPDTHEKKTSTPCVKHSHSSLGKCGPIGDLTPTFWESTSLSSLDAASGSGSSSASSSSVSSTPHTSTPHSSSRSHKRSVSGVSSYSSLSLPLYNQQVDDCCIIRVSLDVENGNMYKSILVTSQDKTPAVIRKAMVKHNLDRERPEDYELVQKISEDKELKIPDNANVFYAMNSSANYDFVLKKRGFPRVTRTKHVASSTLPRMKQKGLRIAKGIF, encoded by the exons aatgcgACTCAGGAGCTgggggaggaggtggaggacgGCGCCGTGTTCTCCATCTCGGTGCGCAGGGTACAGGTGCAGCCGTCGGTCAGTAAGGGGCAGCGCTGGCTGGGCGTGGACTCGGACTCGGCGCTGAGTCTGTACGAGACGAGTAAACTGCGCACCATTAAGGCGGGGACGCTGGAGAGGCTGGTGGAGTACATGGTCTCCTCCTTCAGAGAGAACGACTCCACCTACGTCACCATCTTCCTCTGCACATATCGTTCATTCACCACCACCAACCAGGTGCTCGACCTCCTGCTCAACAG ATACGCTAAACTGCAGCACCTGCCGGGGTCAGAAGGTCACAGACTCACACACGATGACCGCACCGAGCTCAGGAA CACCATCTCGTCGATCCTGGGAGCGTGGCTGGATCAGTACTCGGAAGATTTCTGGAAGCCGCCGGAATACAGCTGCCTCAGACGCCTCATCTCCTACCTGCATGTCAACTTCCCCGGATCAGACCTGGAGCGACGAGCCTGCAACCTGCTCGCACAGTTCCACCGCAGACTGCAGCAAGAACCTGAGCCTGAGG tgctGGATCACGGGTCGTGTCCCTTCTCCCTCCTGGAGGAGAACGGTTATGAGGATGATCGGCCAGACTtcctgacctttgaccccacGGTGGTAGCCGAACAGTTCACCCTCATGGATGCG GAGCTGTTTAAGAAGGTGGTGCCATATCACTGTTTGGGCAGCATCTGGTCTCAGAGGGATAAGAAGGGAAAAGAACATCTGGCTCCCACCATTCGAGCCACTGTTACTCAATTCAACTGTGTGACCAACTGCGTCATCTCCACCTGCCTGAGCGACCGCacgctcaaacacacacaccgcgCCAAAGTGCTCGAGCGCTGGATCGAGGTGGCCCGG GAGTGTCGGATCCTGAAGAACTTCTCGTCTCTGAGGGCGATCCTCTCGGCGCTGCAGTGTAACGCTGTCCACCGGCTCAAGAGGACGTGGGACGAGGTGTCGCGGGAGAACGTACGCATCTTCCACGAGCTCTCCGAGATCTTCTCCGACGAGAACAACCACTCGCTCAGCCGAGAGCTGCtcattaag GAAGGAACGTCCAAATTTGCAACGTTAGAGATCAACCCGAAGAGAGCACAGAAGAGACAGCAGCAGCCCAGAGACCTG agtgTGATGCAGGGCACCATCCCGTACCTGGGCACCTTCCTGACAGATTTAGTGATGATGGATACTGCCATGAAGGACTACGTGGac GGTGGTCTGATCAACTTTGAAAAGAGAAGGAAG gagtttgAGGTGATCGCTCAGATTAAGCTGCTGCAGTTGGCGTGTAATAACTACAATTTCAGGAGGAACGCTCGGTTCAGAGAGTGGTTCAGTACTGTGGAAAAACTCACAGAGGCtgagag CTACTGTTTATCGTGTGAGATCGAGCCTCTGTCCGAGTCAGCCTCCAACACGCTGAAGGCGAAAAAGAACACAGGAATCATCAAACGTTGGAGCGA tCGTCAGCCGGTGAGTTCCTCTGAAGCGAGCTGCAGCAGCGCAGGAAGTTCTCACTCCAAATCGTTCGATCAGCTGCGTTACCCGCCATGTTCGAGCAGcgttggaggaggaggaggaggagtggagagggacgacaggagaggagagagaggaggagaaagaggagacgACTCGCTCAGCGTCACCTCCGCCGGCTCCAGCAGCTCGGACGTGGAGGAGATCAACATCAGCTTCATCTCCGATTCCCCCGATACGCATGAGAAAAAG ACGTCGACGCCGTGTGTAAAACATTCACACTCTTCGTTAGGGAAGTGCGGCCCCATTGGAGATCTGACACCCACG tTCTGGGAGTCCACGTCTCTCTCGTCTCTGGACGCAGCGTCAGGTTCAGGCTCCAGCAGCGCCTCGTCCTCCTCTGTCTCGTCCACTCCGCACACGTCCACACCGCACTCGTCCTCCCGCTCGCACAAGCGCTCCGTCTCTGGCGTGTCCAGCTACTcgtccctctctcttcctctctacaATCAGCAGGTGGACGACTGCTGCATCATCAGAGTGAGTCTGGACGTGGAGAACGGCAACATGTACAAGAGCATTCTG gtgacgAGTCAGGATAAAACCCCTGCAGTGATCAGGAAGGCGATGGTCAAACACAACCTGGACCGAGAGAGACCTGAGGATTACGAACTCGTGCAGAAAATCAGTGAGGataaag AGCTGAAGATTCCAGACAACGCCAACGTGTTTTACGCCATGAACTCGTCAGCCAACTACGACTTCGTCCTGAAGAAGCGCGGCTTCCCCCGAGTGACTCGCACCAAACACGTAGCGAGCTCCACGCTGCCCCGCATGAAGCAGAAAGGCCTGAGGATTGCTAAGGGCATCTTCTGA